A genomic window from Punica granatum isolate Tunisia-2019 chromosome 2, ASM765513v2, whole genome shotgun sequence includes:
- the LOC116197167 gene encoding uncharacterized protein LOC116197167, which translates to MLILPATFMEKESIPRINEVLQAEVMPTSTMAKLNRIDEDLMKTGVTISDFKGAMTSTRGVLSVDIQVGSRLSPRHSSLWMSQKSSPGHSCQAEVILHQLSCSESWITTMKMSALFVLRVTMYMRGQSKLRPSNNSTLINYWFASAHVASCTLVKDYTDHRKDIMNTPTQGAKMVAEATAIVQCLLNFYAKEAREMKVRARNRKLSGKGRLLFTRFYSRGVVHTWSIHA; encoded by the exons ATGCTGATTCTCCCAGCCACATTCATGGAAAAAGAATCTATTCCTCGGATCAATGAAGTGCTGCAAGCTGAGGTCATGCCCACTAGCACTATGGCCAAGCTCAACCGCATCGATGAAGATCTAATGAAGACGGGGGTGACGATTTCGGACTTTAAAGGTGCCATGACTAGCACTCGGGGGGTTCTCTCGGTCGACATTCAAGTAGGTTCAAGGTTATCACCTCGGCATTCTTCATTGTGGATGTCTCAG AAGAGCTCCCCAGGTCATTCTTGCCAAGCCGAAGTCATTCTCCATCAACTCTCTTGTTCTGAAAGCTGGATTACTACGATGAAGATGTCGGCCTTATTCGTTTTAAGGGTCACGATGTATATGAGAGGTCAATCGAAGTTACGGCCATCAAACAATTCGACCCTTATCAACTATTGGTTTGCCTCAGCCCACGTTGCTAGTTGCACCCTGGTCAAGGACTACACCGATCATCGAAAAGATATAATGAATACACCAACTCAAGGAGCCAAGATGGTGGCCGAAGCCACAGCCATAGTACAATGTCTCTTGAACTTCTACGCGAAagaagctagagagatgaaaGTTCGAGCACGCAACCGAAAATTAAGTGGGAAAGGCCGTTTGTTGTTCACGAGGTTCTACTCAAGGGGAGTAGTTCACACATGGTCTATCCATGCTTAA